A portion of the Microbulbifer agarilyticus genome contains these proteins:
- the pabB gene encoding aminodeoxychorismate synthase component I — translation MQIISLPYSRNLGAAFTALGDLPCPVWLDSGQPRASGGRFDIISADPIASLTLNVDDSAPFAALDDLLCELEPQEVDQQIPFCGGAIGFAGYELGNNCNFLPPDTRPTPLPAGAFGLYSWALIADHQLGTTHLVFHPACTRHQKQDLQQRFEAIDWEKPAPGHESFKLTHPFQHEYDASEYARRIESILDYIRAGDIYQANFTQRFNATYEGDPLTAYLALREAAAGPFSAYLSLPEGQLLSLSPERFILADGRFLQTEPIKGTVPRGETPAEDAALAQQLRDSRKDRAENLMIVDLLRNDFGKVCERGSVRVPNLFELQSFANVHHLVSTINGQLPQDVEYADVLSACFPGGSITGAPKRRAMEVIRELEDSPRGAYCGSIGYLSSCGRADTNIAIRTLTTSNGKISCAAGGGIVADSDPAAEHRECLDKVRILLNTLEARFS, via the coding sequence TTGCAGATCATTTCCCTGCCCTATTCCCGAAATCTCGGTGCAGCCTTCACTGCGCTTGGCGATTTACCCTGTCCGGTCTGGCTGGATTCGGGGCAGCCCCGTGCCAGCGGCGGGCGTTTTGACATCATTAGCGCAGACCCGATCGCATCGCTGACCCTGAATGTAGACGATTCGGCACCGTTCGCCGCATTGGACGATTTGCTCTGCGAACTGGAACCACAGGAAGTAGACCAGCAAATCCCCTTCTGTGGCGGCGCCATCGGCTTTGCGGGCTACGAGCTTGGGAACAACTGTAATTTCCTGCCGCCCGATACGCGGCCAACGCCGTTGCCGGCGGGGGCATTTGGCCTGTACAGCTGGGCGCTGATTGCCGACCACCAGCTAGGCACAACCCACTTGGTTTTCCATCCCGCATGCACCCGCCACCAAAAGCAGGACCTGCAACAGCGCTTTGAAGCCATTGACTGGGAAAAGCCTGCGCCAGGACACGAGTCATTTAAACTCACACACCCATTCCAGCACGAATATGACGCCAGTGAATACGCGCGGCGCATCGAATCTATTCTCGACTACATTCGTGCTGGGGATATCTATCAGGCGAACTTCACTCAGCGCTTTAACGCTACCTACGAGGGCGACCCGCTCACGGCGTATTTAGCATTGCGCGAGGCGGCCGCGGGTCCGTTTTCAGCTTACCTCTCTCTGCCTGAAGGCCAATTGCTTAGCCTTTCACCGGAACGGTTTATTCTCGCTGATGGGCGCTTCCTGCAGACCGAACCCATCAAGGGCACGGTACCCCGTGGAGAGACGCCCGCCGAGGATGCGGCGCTTGCGCAGCAGTTGCGTGACAGCCGCAAAGATCGCGCCGAGAACCTGATGATCGTGGACCTGTTGCGCAATGACTTTGGTAAAGTCTGCGAGCGCGGCAGTGTGCGGGTGCCAAACCTGTTCGAGCTGCAGAGTTTTGCCAATGTGCATCACTTGGTGAGCACCATAAACGGGCAACTGCCGCAAGATGTGGAGTACGCCGACGTGCTCTCAGCGTGCTTCCCGGGCGGCTCGATAACCGGTGCGCCCAAGCGCCGTGCCATGGAGGTTATTCGCGAGCTCGAAGACAGCCCCCGTGGCGCCTACTGCGGCAGTATTGGCTATCTCAGCAGCTGTGGCCGCGCGGATACGAATATCGCCATTCGCACCCTTACCACGAGCAATGGCAAAATCAGTTGCGCCGCTGGTGGAGGCATTGTCGCGGACTCGGATCCCGCGGCTGAGCACCGCGAGTGTCTGGACAAGGTGCGTATCTTGCTCAACACCCTCGAAGCGCGTTTCTCCTGA